One Tomitella gaofuii DNA segment encodes these proteins:
- a CDS encoding acyl-CoA thioesterase: MTASGAAPAVTIRRRLEWPDTDAAGHQHHSVVMRWAEEAEAELLESLGHATLFGRIPRVAFYAHYLQRLWLRDPVEIRLAIGAVGRTSLTYTFEVEGPQGTAATGRMVVVHTDGNAGGAVPWPDALRPLLTGEAGPPR; this comes from the coding sequence ATGACGGCCTCAGGGGCCGCGCCCGCGGTGACGATCCGCCGGCGCCTCGAGTGGCCGGACACGGATGCGGCCGGCCACCAGCACCACTCCGTGGTGATGCGGTGGGCGGAGGAGGCGGAGGCGGAGCTGCTCGAATCGCTCGGTCACGCGACGCTGTTCGGCCGGATCCCGCGCGTGGCGTTTTACGCGCACTATCTGCAGCGCCTGTGGCTGCGCGACCCCGTCGAGATCCGGCTCGCGATCGGCGCGGTGGGCCGCACGTCGCTGACCTACACGTTCGAGGTGGAGGGCCCGCAGGGCACCGCCGCGACGGGCCGGATGGTCGTCGTGCACACCGACGGCAACGCGGGCGGCGCCGTGCCCTGGCCGGACGCGCTGCGCCCGCTGCTCACCGGGGAGGCCGGGCCGCCGCGGTGA
- a CDS encoding CaiB/BaiF CoA transferase family protein gives MSGALDGLVIADFGRVLAGPYATMLLADLGAQVVKIERPGSGDDTRSWGPPFAGGQATYFQSVNRNKESRALDLRDPGDLAEARDLTKRADVVVENFLPGTMDRLGLGYDVVSAANPAVVYCSITGFGGHNDLPGYDLLVQAVGGLMSITGPDPGQPTKVGVALVDVITGLHAAVGVLAALRHRDRTGDGQRVEVNLLSSLLSALSNQASGYVGAGVVPQAMGNRHPSITPYELFDTADRALVLAVGNDRQFSVLAKELGAPDLADDPRFARNTDRVAHREELTNTLTRLLSADTADGWFTRLTAAGVPCGPLNDLADAFALAERLGLVPVVEVDDPRRDGPVRQVANPIRLSATPPQYRCAPPELGEPVP, from the coding sequence ATGAGCGGGGCTCTCGACGGGCTCGTCATCGCGGATTTCGGCCGGGTGCTCGCCGGGCCGTACGCGACGATGCTGCTCGCCGACCTGGGCGCGCAGGTGGTGAAGATCGAGCGCCCGGGCAGCGGCGACGACACCCGCTCGTGGGGGCCGCCGTTCGCGGGCGGGCAGGCCACGTACTTCCAGTCTGTCAACCGCAACAAGGAGTCCCGGGCGCTCGACCTGCGCGATCCCGGCGACCTCGCCGAGGCGCGCGACCTGACCAAGCGCGCCGACGTGGTGGTCGAGAACTTCCTTCCCGGCACGATGGACCGCCTGGGCCTGGGCTATGACGTTGTGTCCGCCGCCAACCCGGCGGTGGTGTACTGCTCGATCACCGGCTTCGGCGGGCACAACGACCTGCCGGGCTACGACCTGCTGGTGCAGGCCGTGGGCGGGCTGATGAGCATCACCGGCCCGGACCCCGGGCAGCCGACCAAGGTGGGCGTCGCTCTGGTCGACGTCATCACGGGTCTGCATGCGGCGGTGGGCGTCCTGGCGGCCCTGCGGCACCGGGACCGCACCGGCGACGGCCAGCGCGTCGAGGTGAACCTGCTGTCATCGCTGCTTTCGGCGCTGTCGAACCAGGCGTCGGGATACGTCGGTGCCGGAGTGGTGCCGCAGGCGATGGGCAACCGGCACCCCAGCATCACGCCGTACGAACTGTTCGACACCGCGGACCGAGCGCTGGTCCTGGCCGTCGGCAACGACCGGCAGTTCTCCGTGCTGGCGAAGGAACTCGGTGCGCCGGACCTGGCAGACGACCCGCGGTTCGCCCGCAACACCGACAGAGTGGCGCACCGCGAGGAGCTCACGAACACGCTCACCCGGCTGCTGTCCGCTGACACCGCCGACGGCTGGTTCACCCGCCTCACCGCGGCGGGCGTGCCGTGTGGGCCGCTGAACGACCTGGCCGACGCGTTCGCGCTGGCGGAGCGGCTGGGCCTGGTTCCGGTGGTGGAGGTGGACGACCCGCGCCGCGACGGCCCGGTGCGCCAGGTGGCCAACCCGATCCGGCTCTCCGCCACCCCGCCGCAGTACCGGTGCGCGCCGCCGGAGCTCGGCGAGCCGGTGCCGTGA
- a CDS encoding acyl-CoA dehydrogenase family protein, which translates to MADTRTLTELFALDSLLSADEIEIRDTVRAFGDKRIRPHIAEWFEDARIPARELAKELGGVGVLGMHLDGYGCAGMSAVSYGLACLELEAIDSGIRSLVSVQGSLAMFAIHHWGSEEHKNEWLPRMAAGEALGCFGLTEPDFGSDPGGMRTHAKRDGSGDDADWVLNGAKMWITNGSVADVAVVWANTELEDGAKGIRGFVVPTDTPGFSAPEIKAKMSLRASVTSELVLQDVRLPASAMLPEARGLRGPLSCLNEARFGIIFGAIGAARDCLETAVDYASTRMVFDKPLAAYQLTQAKIADIALEVGKGHLLAYHLGRLKDAGTVEPAQVSLGKLNNCREAIAVARECRTILAANGITLEYPVIRHANNLESVLTYEGTSEVHQLTIGRALTGEAAFR; encoded by the coding sequence ATGGCCGACACCCGCACTCTCACCGAACTGTTCGCGCTCGATTCGCTGCTGTCCGCCGATGAGATCGAGATCCGCGACACCGTCCGGGCCTTCGGCGACAAGCGCATCCGGCCGCACATCGCGGAATGGTTCGAGGACGCGCGCATCCCGGCGCGCGAGCTGGCCAAGGAACTCGGCGGCGTCGGGGTTCTGGGCATGCACCTGGACGGCTACGGCTGCGCCGGCATGAGCGCGGTGTCCTACGGCCTGGCGTGCCTGGAGCTCGAGGCCATCGACTCCGGCATCCGGTCGCTGGTCTCCGTACAGGGCTCGCTCGCCATGTTCGCCATCCACCACTGGGGCAGCGAGGAGCACAAGAATGAGTGGCTGCCGCGGATGGCCGCCGGCGAGGCGCTCGGCTGCTTCGGGCTGACCGAGCCGGACTTCGGCTCCGACCCGGGCGGCATGCGCACCCATGCCAAGCGCGACGGCTCGGGGGACGACGCGGACTGGGTGCTCAACGGCGCCAAGATGTGGATCACCAACGGCTCGGTGGCCGACGTGGCCGTGGTCTGGGCCAACACCGAGCTCGAAGACGGCGCGAAGGGCATCCGCGGCTTCGTGGTGCCCACCGACACCCCCGGCTTCTCCGCGCCGGAGATCAAGGCCAAGATGTCGCTGCGCGCGTCGGTGACCTCCGAGCTGGTGCTGCAGGACGTGCGCCTGCCCGCGTCGGCGATGCTGCCGGAGGCGCGCGGGCTGCGCGGCCCGCTGAGCTGCCTCAACGAGGCGCGCTTCGGCATCATCTTCGGCGCGATCGGTGCCGCGCGCGACTGCCTGGAGACGGCGGTGGACTACGCCTCCACCCGCATGGTGTTCGACAAGCCGCTGGCCGCCTACCAGCTCACCCAGGCCAAGATCGCCGACATCGCCCTCGAGGTGGGCAAGGGGCACCTGCTGGCCTACCACCTGGGCCGGCTCAAGGACGCGGGCACCGTAGAGCCGGCGCAGGTGAGCCTGGGCAAGTTGAACAACTGCCGCGAGGCCATCGCCGTGGCGCGCGAGTGCCGGACCATCCTGGCCGCCAACGGGATCACGCTGGAGTACCCGGTGATCCGGCACGCCAACAACCTCGAATCGGTCCTCACCTACGAGGGCACGTCCGAGGTGCACCAGCTGACGATCGGCCGCGCGCTCACCGGCGAGGCCGCGTTCCGATGA
- a CDS encoding LacI family DNA-binding transcriptional regulator: MTEADGRASPGGAHARGGRPPTMREIAERAGVHISTVSRVLRQREPVDGWSPAAQRVREIADELGYRPNPWAASLRTRRTTTIGAVMPRLTDGVVATIYGGIEEAARAAGYSVLLSSPPDATADQRAAIDLLIGRQVDGLLLSSLHSPAADFVAELGASVPIVAVNRHADAGLPSVTGDDRHGGYLAGRHLIERGYRRPAVIGGPAHATTGRDRVDGFLDAVAEDELVISPDRILHTGFDVQGGVAAAHRLLDGEDRPDAIFAASDSIALGVLGVARDLGLRIPDELGLVGYNDIPVAAQLPVPLTTVATPARRIGSAAVRMLLELIGGAPWPESDDDGAGALRELLPVTLAERGTTRPAVRA, translated from the coding sequence ATGACGGAGGCCGACGGGCGCGCATCCCCGGGCGGCGCGCACGCGCGCGGCGGGCGGCCGCCGACGATGCGCGAGATCGCCGAACGCGCCGGGGTCCACATCTCCACCGTCTCCCGCGTGCTGCGCCAGCGCGAGCCCGTCGACGGCTGGTCGCCGGCCGCGCAGCGTGTGCGCGAGATCGCGGACGAGCTGGGCTACCGCCCCAACCCGTGGGCCGCCAGCCTGCGCACCCGCCGCACCACCACGATCGGCGCCGTCATGCCGAGGCTTACGGACGGCGTCGTCGCCACGATCTACGGCGGCATCGAAGAGGCGGCACGCGCGGCCGGTTACTCCGTGCTGCTGTCCAGCCCGCCGGACGCCACCGCGGACCAGCGCGCCGCGATCGACCTGCTCATCGGAAGGCAGGTCGATGGCCTGCTGTTGAGCAGCCTGCACAGTCCCGCAGCGGATTTCGTGGCGGAGCTCGGCGCGTCGGTGCCGATCGTCGCCGTCAACCGGCATGCCGACGCGGGGCTGCCATCGGTGACCGGCGACGACCGGCACGGCGGCTACCTCGCCGGGCGGCACCTGATCGAGCGCGGGTACCGGCGGCCCGCGGTGATCGGCGGACCCGCACACGCCACGACGGGGCGCGACCGGGTCGACGGCTTCCTCGATGCGGTGGCCGAGGACGAGCTTGTGATCAGCCCGGACCGCATCCTGCACACGGGGTTCGACGTGCAGGGCGGCGTCGCCGCGGCGCACCGGCTGCTGGACGGGGAGGACCGGCCCGACGCGATCTTCGCCGCCAGCGACTCCATCGCGCTCGGCGTGCTCGGCGTCGCCCGCGACCTGGGTCTGCGCATCCCCGACGAGTTGGGCCTGGTCGGTTACAACGACATCCCTGTCGCCGCGCAGCTCCCGGTGCCGTTGACGACGGTCGCCACGCCGGCGCGGCGGATCGGGTCCGCCGCCGTGCGCATGCTGCTGGAGCTCATCGGCGGCGCGCCGTGGCCGGAGTCCGATGATGACGGCGCCGGCGCGCTACGGGAACTGCTGCCCGTCACGCTCGCCGAGCGCGGCACCACCCGTCCGGCGGTGCGCGCGTGA